One genomic region from Capra hircus breed San Clemente chromosome 6, ASM170441v1, whole genome shotgun sequence encodes:
- the BMP3 gene encoding LOW QUALITY PROTEIN: bone morphogenetic protein 3 (The sequence of the model RefSeq protein was modified relative to this genomic sequence to represent the inferred CDS: inserted 1 base in 1 codon) gives MAGARGLLHLWLSCLCVSLAQGQRLRQPFPELRVAVPADRAAGGGPESPLQPLDQLSEHMLRLYDRYSGGGAEEAPTPGTXERGSPSLRPQPLREGNTVRSFRAGAAGMLENKELHIFNLTSLTKSENILSATLYFYIRELINISLSCPVSQECSHHAQRKHIQIDLSAWILKSSGNQSQLLGHLSVDGGKPHGDFVSWLSKDITQLLRKAKENEEFLIGFNITTKGHQLPKKMTPSPEPYILVYANDAAISEPESVVSSLQGHRNFPTGAVPKLDSHSRAALSMERRRRKRSTGVLLPLQNNELPGAEYQYKEDRVWEERKPYKTLQTQPPDKSKSKKKQRKGPQQKSQTLQFDEQTLKKARRKQWIEPRNCARRYLRVDFADIGWSEWIISPKSFDAYYCSGACQFPMPKSLKPSNHATIQSIVRAVGVVPGIPEPCCVPEKMSSLSILFFDENKNVVLKVYPNMTVESCACR, from the exons ATGGCCGGGGCGCGCGGGCTGCTCCATCTGTGGCTGAGCTGCTTGTGTGTGAGCCTGGCGCAGGGACAGAGACTCAGGCAGCCCTTCCCGGAGCTCCGCGTGGCTGTGCCGGCCGACCGCGCGGCAGGTGGCGGCCCCGAATCCCCGCTGCAGCCCCTCGACCAGCTGTCGGAGCACATGCTGCGGCTCTACGACAGGTACAGCGGCGGCGGAGCGGAGGAGGCGCCGACGCCGGGAA CGGAGCGGGGCTCGCCGTCTTTGCGCCCCCAGCCGCTGCGCGAGGGCAACACGGTTCGCAGCTTTCGAGCCGGAGCCGCAG gaATGCTTGAAAACAAGGAACTGCATATTTTTAACCTGACTTCTCTAACAAAGTCAGAAAACATTTTATCTGCCACACTGTATTTCTATATCAGAGAGCTGATAAATATAAGCCTAAGTTGTCCTGTGTCCCAGGAATGCTCACATCATGCCCAGAGGAAACACATTCAGATTGACCTCTCTGCGTGGATCCTCAAATCCAGTGGAAACCAAAGTCAACTCCTGGGTCATCTTTCGGTAGATGGAGGGAAACCTCATGGAGACTTTGTGTCCTGGCTGTCAAAAGACATCACCCAACTTTTGAGGAAAGCCAAGGAAAATGAGGAGTTTCTCATAGGATTTAACATTACTACCAAAGGACACCAGCTGCCAAAGAAGATGACACCCAGTCCTGAGCCTTATATCTTGGTGTATGCCAATGATGCCGCCATTTCTGAGCCGGAGAGTGTGGTGTCAAGCTTACAAGGACACCGGAATTTCCCCACTGGAGCTGTGCCCAAACTGGACAGCCACAGTAGGGCTGCCCTTTCTATGGAACGGAGGAGGAGGAAGCGCTCTACGGGGGTCCTTCTGCCTCTGCAGAACAATGAGCTTCCTGGGGCAGAATATCAGTACAAGGAGGATAGAGTATGGGAGGAGAGGAAGCCTTACAAGACTCTTCAGACTCAGCCCCCTGACAAGAGTAAGagcaaaaagaaacagaggaagggGCCTCAACAGAAGAGCCAGACGCTCCAGTTTGATGAACAGACCCTGAAGAAGGCAAGAAGAAAGCAATGGATTGAACCCCGGAATTGTGCCAGACGGTACCTTAGAGTGGACTTCGCAGATATTGGCTGGAGCGAATGGATTATCTCCCCCAAGTCCTTCGATGCCTATTACTGCTCCGGAGCGTGCCAGTTCCCCATGCCAAAG TCTTTGAAGCCATCCAATCATGCTACCATCCAGAGTATAGTGAGGGCCGTGGGGGTCGTTCCTGGAATTCCCGAGCCTTGCTGTGTGCCAGAAAAGATGTCCTCACTCAGCATCCTGTTCTTTGACGAAAATAAGAATGTGGTACTTAAAGTATATCCAAACATGACAGTAGAGTCTTGTGCTTGCAGATAA